DNA from Thiomicrorhabdus sp. Kp2:
CGCTTGCGTGACACAACGAATAGCGGTGATTAAATCCAATTCTTTGTTCTCAACCAATTTTAATAACAGCGCTAATAAGGTTTCAAAACCACTGATGCCAGGTGCACTTTCCCCAAAGGGCAGTAATTTAGAATCTTTTTCTAATGGGGTATGGTCGCTAACAATAGCATCAATCACACCTGATTGTACGCCCGCTATTAAAGCCTTTTGATCTTTTAGGCTACGTAGCGGAGGCGAGACATTAAATAGACTGTTAAAGCCTAGTAAATCCATTTCTGAAAGGAGAAGTTGGTGAATGGCCACATCGCAAGTGACAGGAAGCCCACGTTTTTTAGCATCGGCAATCAATTCAACGGAACGAGCGCAGGATATTTGTGAAAAATGGGCTCTCACCCCAGACTCTTCCACCAAAATTAGATCTCTAGCGAGGGCGGCTGTCTCTGCGGCGGGTGGAATCTCTGGCAAACCTAAGCGAGAACTTACAGGACCGCTGTGTGCAACACCGCCATTTTTAAGTTGCTTATCTTCACAGCGCAACATAATCGGTAAACCAATAGTCACGTTGTATTCCAGGGCATTTTTTAATGTTAGTGAGTTTTGAACAGGTTTGTTGGCTTGGCTTAAAGCGATACATCCCGCTTGTTTGAGTGAGTAGGAGTTACTTAAACGTTCACCCTCAAGCCCTTGAGTCAGTGCGCCAATAGGCATAACAAATGCTGTGGCGGCTTGGCGAGCTCGACGTTGAATGAGCTCAGTTACTGCTTGCGAATCATTCACAGGCGCGGTATCGGGTGGACAGCAAATGCTAGTGATACCGCCTGCAACCGCCGCTTTGGTTTCTGATTCAATGCTACCAGCATAAAAACTACCAGGTTCACCCAGGCGAGCTTGTAAATCTACCAGGCCTGGTAGAATCCATTTACCCGTAGCATCAATTTCTTGGTCGGCAGTAAAGCCTTCTGGTAATTCATCGCCAATAGCGACCACACGACCACGTGATAGGTAGAGATTGGTGATTTTGTCAATGTTTTGACCTGGATCAATGATACGTCCGTTTTTGATAATGTGTCTCACAGCGTACCCCCCTGTGTTGCTTGCTCATCATCCAAATCTAATGAGGCTTGTTGCTCTTGTTCTAATTTATGTTGTGCGAGTTGGGCGGCATTGCTCATCAAAATAGACATAACCGCCATTCGTACCGCAATACCGTAAGTGACTTGTTCTAAGATTACGGATTGTGGGCCATCGGCCACGGCGGAATCAATTTCTACCCCACGATTAATTGGGCCTGGGTGCATAACAATTGCGTCTGGCTTAGCTAATGCTAACCGTTTTTCAGTAAGACCATAGAGTTTAAAAAATTCCTTTTCACTTGGAATTAAAGCACTGGTCATACGCTCATTTTGTAAGCGCACCATAATGACGACATCCACATCTTTTAAGCCTTCCTCCATATCGTGGTAAACATGCACACCCATGGCTTCGGGAGATTCTGGCATCAGTGTTTTAGGGCCAATTACGCGAATCTCTCGAGCTTCTAATATGCTTAGGGCTTGTATTTGTGAGCGAACCACACGCGAATGTAAAACATCACCAACAATTGCCACTGTAAGGTCGTAAATGTCGCCTTTGTGTTTACGAATGGTGTACATATCTAACATGGCTTGGGTAGGGTGAGCATGCTGGCCATCGCCCGCATTCATAACGTGAACATGGGGTGCTACATGTTGCGAGAAAAAGTGGGCTGCACCGCTTTCGGAATGGCGAATCACAAACATGTCAGCCTGCATCGCTTGCAAGTTCCAAAGGGTATCCAATAAGGATTCACCTTTTTTGGTAGCCGAGGTTTGAATGTCTAGGCTTTCTACATCGGCGGACAGGCGCTTTTCAGCAATCTCAAAAGTGGTGCGAGTACGGGTGCTTGGCTCAAAAAATAGATTCATAATGCTTTTACCACGTAGCAAAGGCACTTTTTTAATCTCATTTGTGAGTGGATTAATAAAGGATTCAGCGGTATCTAGAATCTCTGTTAGGTGGTGGGCTTTTAAGCCTTCTAACGTTATAAAATGTTTGAGTTTGCCCAGTTCATTTAGCTGAATATTGGGGCCAGCTAATTTCGCACTCATGCGGATTCCTCATTTTTCTCTAAAATGGTCACTTTCAACGGGTCAGGTCCCGTGAGTTTAATGGTTTGACTGCACTCTAAGCTGGCACCAAAAATATCGGCTTGAAAAGGCAGTTCTCTGCAGCCTTTACGGTCAAGCAGGGTGACTAAGGTGACGCTTGCTGGACGGCCAAAATCAAAAATTTCATTCAATGCTGCTCGAGTTGTGCGCCCCGTATAGAGGACATCGTCCACTAAAATAATGTGTTGGTCTTCAATATCCCAAGGAATGTGTGAAGGTTTAACCGTAGGGTTCAAGCCAATCTTAGAAAAGTCGTCTCGGTAAAAGGCGATATCAATCACACCAAGTTCATCACTAAGATTTAATTGCTCATGGATTTTTTGCGCGACCCACTCTCCACCCGTGCGAATACCAATCATTTTAGGAGATTGAGTAAAAATCGATTTTTGTTGGATTTGTTCGCAAATGCTGTTAATTAGTTTTGGAACATCAATGTCGAGTTCAGTCATGATAAAGTCTCAATTTTACGCAAAGCGTGGCATCTTTTGATGCGTGCAGTATTTACAAGCCTTATTGGGTTTGTAACCAGTTTTCTAATAAAATTTGTGCGGCGTGATCGTCTATGTGTTTTTGTTTTAAACCTCTCTGTTCTGCTTCAATAGAGCTGAGCTGTTCTTCAATATAAAACACAGGGCGTTGATAACGGCCATGTAAACGTTGACCAAATTTACGTGCAGGTTGGGTTAACGCTTGTTCGGTTCCATCGAGCCGCATCGGTAAACCAACAACAATAGCGGTTGGCTGCCAGGTTTCAAAGAGTTTAGTAATGTGTTCCCAATCGGGTTTGCCGTCTTTACTGTTTACAATCGTTTCCGGAGTGGCGGTTTGGGTAACCGTTTGTCCAATAGCGACACCGATGCGACGTAAGCCAAAGTCAAAACCAATAATGACCCCTTCTGGTTTGCTATTTTTTTTAGGCATGACCCGCCTCTGAGCTTAAAAATTCAGGTGAAATACCCAGTGTGCCTAAAGCGACTTCCCAGCGTTCTTCAACTGGGGTTTCAAAAAGTAAGCTGTGATTAAAAGGGATGGTTAACCAGCTATTCTCTTGGATTTCCTGGGCAAGCTGACCAGGTTCCCAACCTGCAAATCCTAAACAGGTGATAAAGTTGGGCGGGGCTTGATTTTCACTTAAGGCATTTAAAAAGTCTTCAGAAACCGTCATGCTCATATTGTCAGGTAAGTTCATAGAGCTTTTCCATTGCCCAAGAGAGTCGTGAAGAATGAAGCCGCGCTCCAAATCAACTGGACCACCAAGTAGTACGTCATTATTCAAAAACTCAGAGTGTTCAGGAATAGGTAAATCAAAATGTTCTAACAACTCTTTTATATTGAGTTTTTTGTGCGGCAAATTTATGACCAAACCCATCGTGCCATGTTCGTTATCTTCAACAATGTAAATAACGGTTTTTTCAAACCAGCTGTCATTTAACGCGGGCATGGCTATAAGGAAGTGATGTTCTAAAGAGTGTAATTGATTCATAAAATAAATTATAGCAGAGACTATTCTATGAAGCAGAGTCTAAAAGAGGTTAAGGAACAAAAAACACTCAAATAATTTTCACGGTTTAACCGCATGCTACGCTATAACAGTTTGATGCGTTTGGAGATCGCTTTTGTTTGAAAAATTTTGCCTGATTGATCAATGCAAAAGGCTTGTGTCACACCCATTGCTTGAGCGATTTTCAACCAATTTTCAGGCCCTGCAATCAGTAGAGCGGTGGCTGCAGAATCAGCCGTTGTTGCATCGGAATGAATGACCGTTACGGATGAAAAGCTATTGGCTGGGTAACCCGTGTTTGGATTGAGAATGTGTGAATAACGTTGCCCTTGCCAATCAAAATAACGCTGATAGGTTCCAGAGGTGACGATACTTTCGCCATCGTTAAGAGCGATTTGGGCGATAGCTGTTTCAGGATTTTTGGGGTTCTGTATGCCAATTGACCAGGCCTGGTTATTTTTAGTGCCAATCACTTTCATATCACCACCAATACTGACCAGTGCATTTTTAATGCCCGCTTCCTCTAGTGTGTTTAAGGCCATATCAATCGCTAAACCTTTAGCGTTTCCGCCAAAATCGAGCTGTACATATTTATTTGAACTAATAAGTTGATTGCCTTCAAAAGAGATATTGGCAATGCTGGGTTTGTTATTTAACCAGGCCAGGATACGCTCTTTGGTTGGGGGTGGGCCTTGCCACTGTTCGGAATGGAATCCCCATAACCCAATGAGACTGCCGATGCCTGGATCAAAAAGCCCTTGGCTTTGTTGGCTGAGTTTTTGAGAAGTTTCAATAAAATCTTTAACGGATTGTGGCACCTGAATGGGTTTTTGATGGCTTATGGCTTGGTTGATTTTACTGACAATGCCACCTTTTTCCCATGCGTGCCACTCTTTATGCATCTCTTGAAAAGTCGCTTCTACTTTTGCAATGGCTTGCTCGGCATTTTTTTTGTGTTCGTCATAAACCACTATGTCTACCAGGGTGCCAAAAACAACAACCGTGCTTTTGGTCGGTGTGGTTTTTTCAGGCTGACAACCCGTGAGCAGTAGTGATGATATGTATAGAGTCAATAAAAAAAGATAACGCACAGTGAATCCTGTTAGGTGATTTGCGAAAAATTTAGAGAGCCTATCTTATAACGCCATGGTTAAGCTGTACATTCAATTTTTAACTAGAATCGACCGCCAATAAAGACTTTGTAATAAAAAATATTAATCATAGGAATATGAAATTAAATAATGAAAGAGGGCATTTGTGCTGCGTGGCTACCAAACTTGGTGTAAATTCTGCTGATGTTTTTGGAATGTTTTATGTTAACCCGATTTAATCGAATACCAATGATGAGTATTAAATCAAATCTCTTTGAGCCTGGAAGAACTTATGGATAGACCTGTTGTAGATAAAGAAATAGACGTACCTGAAGGGATAACCATTGTTTCTAAAACGGATTTGCATGGCACCATTACGGATGTAAATGAAGCGTTTGTTCGTATTAGTGGTTATTCACGTGAAGAGTTAATTGGCCAACCGCATAATATTATGCGCCATCCAGATGTGCCTAAAACGGTCTTTAAAGACCTCTGGCAAACTTTAAAGTCAGATAAGCCTTGGGTTCAATTAGTTAAAAATCGATGCAAAGGTGGCGAGTATTATTGGGTTGAAGCCAATGTATCACCGATTCGAGAAAACGGTACAGTGATTGGTTTTTTGTCGGTGCGCAGGCGGATTAGCAATGCACAAAAAAAAGCGGCAACAGAATTATATAAACAGGTTGAGGCAGGTAAAGTCTCAATTAAAGACGGTTTTATAGAAACTTTATACAGCCGATTTTGTTTAATCAATCGTTTTAACCCCATTATGGTCTTGGTTGGAATGATTGTCATAATGAGCATTGTTGGTATTTTGGATGCGCTTGAGTTAGTGCGTTTTCCGTGGGGTGTTCAGTTAGTTGTCTTTACCCTAATGTTAGGGTTAGCTTTATTTGTGAGCAGTCAGTTAAAGAAACGCGTTAATGGGTTTTCTCATCTGCTTAAAGGGATGGCTGAGGGTGATTTTAGCTTGCAAACGGTCACTATGGGAACTTCTTGGGTTTCTTCATTAGCCAGTGATATTAAAAAAATGCAGGTTCAGATGGGCGCGAGTTATGAGGCGAATAGGGCGCAGTTAAACTACAACTTACGATTAACCTCCGCTTTAGATAATGCTTCCAATTTTATTATGGTGGTCAATCGAGATAATAAAATTATTTTTTATAACCAAGTGCTAAAACGATTCTTTAATAAAAATAATGGCAAGTTTCAGTCTGAATATAGCGGGTTTGATGGCAATCAACTCAAAGACCACTCTCTTCTTTTATTTAATCAAACAGCTTCGTTAGACCCGTTATTTACTAATAACTTAATGGAGACAATAGATAAAGAGGTCAGTTTGGCAGGCCTCACTATTAGAGTGGTCAAAAACCCAGTGTTGAACGATCGAAATGAGTGTATTGGAGCCGTGTTGGAGTGGACCGATTTAACCCAACAACGTAAGATTGAAAAAACCTTAGATAACGCCTTAAATATAGCGGCTAGAGGCCATATGGATGTGACGATTGATACTGAAGGCTTAGATGGTTTTTATCTCTATTCAGCCAATAATATCAATAACTTATTAAAAAGCCTAAATAGTACGATTGAGGATGTGGTTAAGATACTGGTGAATCTAGCCAATGGGGATATGCAAGGTCGTATTGAAAAACCGCTAAGTGGTACTTTGGATGCCATGAAAGGGGCGACAAATGTCTCTTTGGATAACTTGTGTGGCATTATGTTGCAGATTAAAGAAGTCTCTAATGCGACTTTACTTTCGGCGAAAGAGTCATCAAATGCTGCAATGGATCTGGCGGAACGTACACAAGTGGCTACCGAGACGCTTCAAGAAGTTAACACAAGTATGAGTGTGATTAATGATATGCAAGCGAGTAACAGTGAATCGTTATCAAGTGTCGCTCAACTGGCAAATAATGCCATGGCGCTTAACCAAAATGCACGAATTGCCATGGATGACTCCATCCATGCAATGCAAAGTATTTCAGAAACCTCCGAAAAGATCGAGGCGATTATTGGATTAATTGATGGCATCGCTTTTCAAACCAACTTATTAGCGTTAAATGCTGCCGTAGAGGCCGCACGAGCGGGTGAGCATGGTCGTGGTTTTGCGGTGGTGGCTGGAGAGGTTAGAAACCTGGCAGGCAAGTCTGCTGAAGCCGCTAAAGATATTAAACATTTGATTCAAGAGTCTGGTAATAAGGTTAAAGAAGGTTCTGACAAGGTGCAAGCGACCCATGCCGTTTTTACCGAAGTAGATGAGGGTGTGTCACAAATTGGTAGCACGCTCTCTCAAGTTGTGGTTTCAATCGAAGAACAACAGCGTAATGTTACTCAGATTACCCATGCAATTAAAGTACTGGATACCAACCTACAAAGTAATGCGACATTGGTAGAGGAGTCTACGGCAACCGCTAGAGGCTTAAATGAACAAGCAGGTATCCTCAACTATGAAGTTCAAAAGTTTAAGTTAAATTGCGACCCTAAACATGAAGACGGTGCGCTTAATCGAGAGGTTTATGGAGTAAATTTAAGTGAGATACGTCAGCAGATGCGCTTATGGAAAATTAATGCCCAATCGTATTTAAATGGCGTTAATGTCTCTTTTAATGAAGAGACAAGCTTAGACCCAACTAAGTGTGCAGTAGGAATGGCATTAAAACAGATTTTGCAGGCTAATGCTTCTGTGGAACAGTTAAATGTATGGCGTCAAATTGAAGATTTACACTATCGTCAACATAAAGCGGTTGAATCGATTTTGGAGTTACGTCGTGATGGTGGTTTAACGCTAGATAAACTGGAGTTGATTGATGAGTTAATTGTGGACTTTGAGAGTGTGACTGAACAGTTAGATACCTCTTTAGGTGAGTTGGAAAACGCGATTGTTCAACAGTTACACTAAATCGATTCGTGTAGCAGGGTCTCCATATTTGGTGATTGATTAGTCAGTATTGTAAAAAAAATTAACCACAAAGACACAGAGACACGAAGGTTTAAAAAGAAGTATAGCGATGAGAAATAACAGCGTTTATGTGTTTTAATTCATGCGACATAGATACTTTATTTATAAGGTTTTGTAACGAATAACGAATAACGAATGGCGATTAGTACGGCTATTTTCTCAAATTAAACTGGTGTTAGACTTTAGAATTCTTCGTGCTTTCGTGTCTTCGTGGTTATCAGTCAATTATTGAGCTAATTGCCCTTCAAGGCAATCAAATAAAGTGCCAGCAATATTGAGGTGGAATTGACTATCAAGCTCGCGAATGCAAGTTGGGCTAGTCACATTAATTTCAGTAATGTAATCACCAATCACGTCTAACCCCACAAAATAAAGCCCTTTGGATTTTAATACGGGTGCAATTTGCTGGCATAACCAGCGTTCACGTTCGGTGATTTCCATGCCAACGCCCGTACCACCTGCGGCAATATTGCCACGTGTTTCGCCTTGGGCAGGAATTCTGGCCAAGGTGTAATCAATCGGTTCACCGTTAATCAGTAAAATACGTTTATCGCCCGCTTTGATTTCTGGCAGATAGACTTGCGCCATAATGTGATGCTTGCCATGTTCGGTCATGGTTTCAATAATGACACTGATATTTGGGTCATCTTTGCGCACTCTAAAAATAGAGGCGCCTCCCATCGCATCAAGTGGCTTTAAAATGGTGTCTTGATGATCTTGAATAAAACTTTTTAGTTTCTCTGCTGAAGCGGTGACTAAGGTCGGAGGAATGCACTCGGGAAACCAGCTGGCAAAAAGCTTTTCATTAGCGTCACGTAAACTTTGTGGTTTATTGACCACTAACACGCCTTCCGCCTCGGCTTGTTCAAGTATGTGGGTGCTATATAGATAATCGTTTGTAAACGGTGGGTCTTGGCGTATAAGAATAATATCTAAGGTATTTAGGGCGATATCATGGGAGGCGCCAAAACCATAAAACTGCTCTTCTTTTGCTCTATCCCAAACTTTAAGTTCGCTCGTCATGGCAAAGGCTTTACCATTTTTTAAATAGAGGTCTTCAGGCTGCATATAAACCAATTCATGCCCACGGCGCTGAGCTTCTAACAGCATGGCAAATGAACTGTCTTTATGGGGTTTAATGCCTGAAATGGGGTCCATTACAATGCCAACACGGTAAGCCATGAATATTTCCTTTTTACTCTAACGGTGGTAATTGCTTAATGATTAAATGGCGTTGATATCAGGAAGCTGACCTTTTGAATCGGCAATCTCCCTTGCCGCCGCTAATAAGGCTAAACGAGCAATAACTCCATAGGCATAAAAGCGATTTGGGCTCGCGTCTGGGTTTTGGTTTTCATCGGGCAATACACAAGATTCTTCAAAAGAGAGTGGTTCAAAATGCATACCAGGCGAATTTAAGTTATCGGTTGCCGTTTTACCTGTATGAACACGATAAAACCCACCAACAACCTGACTACCAATCATATAAACCACAGGTTCAGCTACGGCATCATTAATGGTTTCATAGGTGTATACACCTTCTTGAACCAACATCTGCTCAACTTGTAACCCTTCTTTAACTGAGGCCATCTTATTACGTTGTTTACGGTTTAAATTTAAGATGTCTTCTGGGCTATAAACCGACATAATGGCCATGCCGTAAGTACCACTGTCCGATTTAACGATGACAAAAGGTTTGCAGTCGATATGATGCGTATCGTAATAACTTTGTGTTTTTTCAAGTACGTTATTGACCGCTTGCGCTAAATCTTCCAGGCCTGTACGGTCTTTAAAGTTAATTGGGCCACAGGGGATTGACATGGGGTTAATCAGCCACTGGTCAATATTGATGAGTTTGGCAAATGATTCAGTCACATCGGAATAGTGTGCAAAATGTTCTGTTTTATAGCGATTTGCCCAGCCCAGTTCCATGGGGGGTAATAAGGTTTGTTCAATACCTTCTAAAATTTCTGGACGACCAGCAGATAAATCATTATTGAGTAATACGGCACAAGGGAAAAAGTTTTCAACACCAACACGATTACCTTCACGAACCAGCGGTTTTAATATTAAGACATTGCCAGAGGGTAATTCAATTACCATGGGGGCATTTAATTCAGGGTTTAGTGAACCAATATGCACTTCGTAGCCAGCATTTTCTAGAATGTTTTGTAAGGCATAAAGGTTTTCAAAGTAGAACATATTACGAGTGTGGTTTTCTGGAATAATCAGAACACCGTCAGCAATAGGGCAAACCTGAGTGACTGCATTTTGTGCAGCATGTACAGCAAGTGAGCGTAAGTCAGGGTGTAAGTTGTTGAACCCTGCTGGAAAGAGATTGGTATCTACTGGAGCCAATTTATAGCCCGCATTACGTAAATCAACCGAACCATAAAATGGAGCGGGGGTGTTTTTAAACTGTTTTCTAAACCAAGCTTCAATCTCTGTTCGGTGAGATAAAATTTGCTCTTCTAACTCGAGCAGAGGGCCGGTTAATGCTGTTTGTAAATGTGGCACTTGGTTTGTTGATGGCATGTGAACATCTCTTCATCTATTGTGGGTCGTTCAAATTAGAACGACTGGCTCTGTAAGAACTTTGCACAAGTGTATGCTTGCACATAGGTCTCTAGGTATAAGTTATGACTTATTATACGCAGTTTGAAATAAACGATTTTAAAATCTAACCCTCGTTGAGAGAGAATTTATACGATGATTTCTTCAGTTTCACTTGAAATGGCTTGGTCTTTACCAAGTTGCTTCGCTTTATAGAGGTAACTGTCTGCTCGAGCGACAAAATCCAGAATAGATTCTTGCTTTTTCAATGTAGCTACCCCGATGCTAGCGGTTTGTGTAAAACCTTGCTCAAAAGTGAGTTCTCTGATTTTTTGTAATAGTTTATTGGCAAGTTCAAGTGCCTGTTGTTGGTCTGAAGAGGGGCAAATAATCATAAACTCTTCGCCACCCCAGCGCCCAAGCGTGTCGGATTTACGAATGTGTTTGCTCAAGTGTTCACTGACTTTTATGAGTACTTGATCCCCAATTAGGTGCCCATATAGGTCGTTGATCTGTTTGAAATTATCCAAATCTATCATTAATAGACTGAGGGCATTGTTGTAGCGCTCACTTCTACTGACTTCCTCTTCTAAGATTTGATCGATATGCTTTCTATTAAAAGTGCCTGTTAAAAAATCAGTCGTTGAGAGTGTCTCTAGTTTGTCGTTTGTCTGTTTTAAATCAGACTGGATGTCAAGAAGCTGTTCATTGCTCTGTGTGAGTTTATTGTTTAGCTGTTTGAGTTTTCTGTTATAAAGCAAAATCATTAATGCGACTATGAGGATGGGTATCAGAATAAAAGTAACCCTGCGCCACTCTATTTGAGTTTTGTAGTCAATTTGTAGCCAAGAGTTACTTAGTTCAGAGTGGGTTTGAGCGTCCATACTGTCAAATGCTTTTTGTAGAATCGATTGTAACTCTGGCCAGTCTTTACGAATAGCCATAGAAACATCAGCTCTAAAAGGCGTTTCGCCACTGATTTGAATATTAGTAAGTCCATCCTCACGGATGTGATAGCCGACAACCGCAATATTATCAACATAACCAAAGGCTTTTCCTTGAGATACAGCTTCTAAACCTTGTTTTGGGTTGTCTACTAATAACAGGGTAAGTTTCGGGTAGTTTGCGGTTAATAGTTCTTGAGCGGCATAACTTTTGACTACGGCAATAGTAGCGTTGTTGAGCGATGTTAAATCTTTGATATAGTCTTGCCCTTTTTGGGTGGCAATGACCATGGGGAATTTAAGATAGGGCGAGGTGAAATTCAAATATTTTCTGCGCTCAGGTGTATTCACAACAGCTGAGAACATATCAAGTTGGCGGTCTTTGACCTGCTGTACCGACTGCTCCCAATTGAGATTGGTTTCTGGAATAAATTTAATCCCAGTAAACGAGTGTAAGTATTTAAAATACTCATTGGCAATGCCTTGATACTCACCTTTATCGGTTACGAAGTCAATGGGAGCCCAGTTTGGATCAATGGCGACTTTTACCGTAGGGTGCTTTTTAAGCCAGGTCACTTCTTGTTGAGAAAAGGTTAACTGATGTATTTCTTCGTGATAGATGCCTTGAGAAAAATCGAGTTTATTATTGATTAAGTTGTGTTTGATAAACAGTTTTTCTATATATTTTAAGCGTCCTTCATTTAAGGTTCCGATAGGTGTTGAATTGGGCTGTATTGCTTCTTCAATGACATTGGCTTCATAAGCCAGGTGTTCACGACTTTTGTCCACTTTTAAGTCGTTAATGATGTAATCAATAAGTTCTTCTTTATGGTTAAGTGCATATTGCCAGCCTTTGATAGAAGCCCGTTTAAAACGTTCAACTCGTTCTGGGTGTTTATTACGTTCATTTAGATTGGTAAATAACATGTCTCCATACAAATCAACCCCATAGTTCATCGGATTTAGGATGTTGATTTTTACACCTTTTTTAAGAAAAAAGTAAGGTTCATTAGATAGGTAACTCGGGTAAGCTTGAACTCGCCCTGTGAGTAACATTTCAGGTCCCGTTTTAATCATTATCCGCTCAAGGTTAGGGACAATGTTATTGTGGTTCATCATGGCTAATAACGGAAATCCATCAGTATCTTTAGTGTAAAAAGCGATG
Protein-coding regions in this window:
- the pyrR gene encoding bifunctional pyr operon transcriptional regulator/uracil phosphoribosyltransferase PyrR, producing the protein MTELDIDVPKLINSICEQIQQKSIFTQSPKMIGIRTGGEWVAQKIHEQLNLSDELGVIDIAFYRDDFSKIGLNPTVKPSHIPWDIEDQHIILVDDVLYTGRTTRAALNEIFDFGRPASVTLVTLLDRKGCRELPFQADIFGASLECSQTIKLTGPDPLKVTILEKNEESA
- a CDS encoding methyl-accepting chemotaxis protein, producing MDRPVVDKEIDVPEGITIVSKTDLHGTITDVNEAFVRISGYSREELIGQPHNIMRHPDVPKTVFKDLWQTLKSDKPWVQLVKNRCKGGEYYWVEANVSPIRENGTVIGFLSVRRRISNAQKKAATELYKQVEAGKVSIKDGFIETLYSRFCLINRFNPIMVLVGMIVIMSIVGILDALELVRFPWGVQLVVFTLMLGLALFVSSQLKKRVNGFSHLLKGMAEGDFSLQTVTMGTSWVSSLASDIKKMQVQMGASYEANRAQLNYNLRLTSALDNASNFIMVVNRDNKIIFYNQVLKRFFNKNNGKFQSEYSGFDGNQLKDHSLLLFNQTASLDPLFTNNLMETIDKEVSLAGLTIRVVKNPVLNDRNECIGAVLEWTDLTQQRKIEKTLDNALNIAARGHMDVTIDTEGLDGFYLYSANNINNLLKSLNSTIEDVVKILVNLANGDMQGRIEKPLSGTLDAMKGATNVSLDNLCGIMLQIKEVSNATLLSAKESSNAAMDLAERTQVATETLQEVNTSMSVINDMQASNSESLSSVAQLANNAMALNQNARIAMDDSIHAMQSISETSEKIEAIIGLIDGIAFQTNLLALNAAVEAARAGEHGRGFAVVAGEVRNLAGKSAEAAKDIKHLIQESGNKVKEGSDKVQATHAVFTEVDEGVSQIGSTLSQVVVSIEEQQRNVTQITHAIKVLDTNLQSNATLVEESTATARGLNEQAGILNYEVQKFKLNCDPKHEDGALNREVYGVNLSEIRQQMRLWKINAQSYLNGVNVSFNEETSLDPTKCAVGMALKQILQANASVEQLNVWRQIEDLHYRQHKAVESILELRRDGGLTLDKLELIDELIVDFESVTEQLDTSLGELENAIVQQLH
- a CDS encoding YqgE/AlgH family protein, yielding MNQLHSLEHHFLIAMPALNDSWFEKTVIYIVEDNEHGTMGLVINLPHKKLNIKELLEHFDLPIPEHSEFLNNDVLLGGPVDLERGFILHDSLGQWKSSMNLPDNMSMTVSEDFLNALSENQAPPNFITCLGFAGWEPGQLAQEIQENSWLTIPFNHSLLFETPVEERWEVALGTLGISPEFLSSEAGHA
- a CDS encoding FAD:protein FMN transferase translates to MRYLFLLTLYISSLLLTGCQPEKTTPTKSTVVVFGTLVDIVVYDEHKKNAEQAIAKVEATFQEMHKEWHAWEKGGIVSKINQAISHQKPIQVPQSVKDFIETSQKLSQQSQGLFDPGIGSLIGLWGFHSEQWQGPPPTKERILAWLNNKPSIANISFEGNQLISSNKYVQLDFGGNAKGLAIDMALNTLEEAGIKNALVSIGGDMKVIGTKNNQAWSIGIQNPKNPETAIAQIALNDGESIVTSGTYQRYFDWQGQRYSHILNPNTGYPANSFSSVTVIHSDATTADSAATALLIAGPENWLKIAQAMGVTQAFCIDQSGKIFQTKAISKRIKLL
- the gshB gene encoding glutathione synthase, which gives rise to MAYRVGIVMDPISGIKPHKDSSFAMLLEAQRRGHELVYMQPEDLYLKNGKAFAMTSELKVWDRAKEEQFYGFGASHDIALNTLDIILIRQDPPFTNDYLYSTHILEQAEAEGVLVVNKPQSLRDANEKLFASWFPECIPPTLVTASAEKLKSFIQDHQDTILKPLDAMGGASIFRVRKDDPNISVIIETMTEHGKHHIMAQVYLPEIKAGDKRILLINGEPIDYTLARIPAQGETRGNIAAGGTGVGMEITERERWLCQQIAPVLKSKGLYFVGLDVIGDYITEINVTSPTCIRELDSQFHLNIAGTLFDCLEGQLAQ
- a CDS encoding aspartate carbamoyltransferase catalytic subunit, whose amino-acid sequence is MSAKLAGPNIQLNELGKLKHFITLEGLKAHHLTEILDTAESFINPLTNEIKKVPLLRGKSIMNLFFEPSTRTRTTFEIAEKRLSADVESLDIQTSATKKGESLLDTLWNLQAMQADMFVIRHSESGAAHFFSQHVAPHVHVMNAGDGQHAHPTQAMLDMYTIRKHKGDIYDLTVAIVGDVLHSRVVRSQIQALSILEAREIRVIGPKTLMPESPEAMGVHVYHDMEEGLKDVDVVIMVRLQNERMTSALIPSEKEFFKLYGLTEKRLALAKPDAIVMHPGPINRGVEIDSAVADGPQSVILEQVTYGIAVRMAVMSILMSNAAQLAQHKLEQEQQASLDLDDEQATQGGTL
- the ruvX gene encoding Holliday junction resolvase RuvX, whose protein sequence is MPKKNSKPEGVIIGFDFGLRRIGVAIGQTVTQTATPETIVNSKDGKPDWEHITKLFETWQPTAIVVGLPMRLDGTEQALTQPARKFGQRLHGRYQRPVFYIEEQLSSIEAEQRGLKQKHIDDHAAQILLENWLQTQ
- a CDS encoding dihydroorotase, which produces MRHIIKNGRIIDPGQNIDKITNLYLSRGRVVAIGDELPEGFTADQEIDATGKWILPGLVDLQARLGEPGSFYAGSIESETKAAVAGGITSICCPPDTAPVNDSQAVTELIQRRARQAATAFVMPIGALTQGLEGERLSNSYSLKQAGCIALSQANKPVQNSLTLKNALEYNVTIGLPIMLRCEDKQLKNGGVAHSGPVSSRLGLPEIPPAAETAALARDLILVEESGVRAHFSQISCARSVELIADAKKRGLPVTCDVAIHQLLLSEMDLLGFNSLFNVSPPLRSLKDQKALIAGVQSGVIDAIVSDHTPLEKDSKLLPFGESAPGISGFETLLALLLKLVENKELDLITAIRCVTQAPAEIIDCQTGSLTPGSSADLTIVDPQAIWTLETKTMVSEGKNTPFAGWEFVGQVEQTFFQGRPVYRNNQV